In Aegilops tauschii subsp. strangulata cultivar AL8/78 chromosome 3, Aet v6.0, whole genome shotgun sequence, one genomic interval encodes:
- the LOC109768706 gene encoding histone H2B.5: MAPKAEKKPAAEKKPVETEKKPKAEKRVPGKDGGADKKKKKAKKSVETYKIYIFKVLKQVHPDIGISSKAMSIMNSFINDIFEKLAGESAKLARYNKKPTITSREIQTAVRLVLPGELAKHAVSEGTKAVTKFTSS; the protein is encoded by the coding sequence ATGGCGCCCAAGGCCGAGAAGAAGCCCGCCGCGGAGAAGAAGCCGGTGGAGACGGAGAAGAAGCCCAAGGCCGAGAAGCGCGTGCCCGGCAAGGACGGCGGCGccgacaagaagaagaagaaggccaagaagagcGTCGAGACGTACAAGATCTACATCTTCAAGGTGCTCAAGCAGGTGCACCCCGACATCGGCATCTCCTCCAAGGCCATGTCCATCATGAACTCCTTCATCAACGACATCTTCGAGAAGCTCGCCGGCGAGTCGGCCAAGCTCGCCCGCTACAACAAGAAGCCCACCATCACCTCCCGGGAGATCCAGACCGCCGTGCGCCTCGTCCTCCCCGGCGAGCTCGCCAAGCACGCCGTCTCCGAGGGCACCAAGGCCGTCACCAAGTTCACCTCCTCTTAG